A segment of the Coffea arabica cultivar ET-39 chromosome 8c, Coffea Arabica ET-39 HiFi, whole genome shotgun sequence genome:
CAGAACCAGCATCCGGCAGCTCCACGAAAACCACTTCTCCAAGATGATCCTGAAAAAATCATGCCCAAATTCAACCTTCTTTCACTCTTTATATATCCAATGAAGGGAACAATGATTAGCCCATCATCTATAAATTTCTAGCTTTCAAGTAAGTTTCGAGTGCTAATTCTGCATTTTCGCTAGAGCTATATACCTTTTTATCAATCATCAACCTGTACAAATCAAGCGGAAACTAGAAAGTAATGCTAATTGAAGGTGAAAAGATTACTGACTTTGTTTGATGAACAAAGAGGAGCAACAGAGTATAACTCTTTACCTGAGCATGGTCAGTGATACCAACTGCAGCCACCGGGCCTTCATGCTTTACCCATTCATGCGAGTTTGCATACTTAAAGCCTTCCAGAACTGCAAGATTTAGAAATGTGTATCAATTTTTAGTGTCTAATAGGATTCATAGCTcctaaacaaacattaaacttACAAATAAGactatctatatatatatatatatagataccAGTAGAAAAGCATCTGGAGAGAGAGAAAGCAGGAGAGAAGTGAGGTCTGATGGCAGTGGAGAGTTTTAGTGCATTGGCTGTAGAAGAAGCCCACATCCTCATTGCCATGTTATCTTCTTTACGTGCTCTGTGCAGGCAGCTTGGATTTGGTCGTGTCAATGAAAAAGTGGAGTTGTTACTATATAGTTCTTGTTTTTATTATCTCCTATGAATGGTGCAAAATGAAAGCCTCATCCTTGGGACTAAATTCTGAGACCAAGTGTGCTATATTTAAATTCACTTGTACTATATATATTCTATTACGGTAAATGATCTTTTGTTGATTTTTCTTCTAAATAGATAGATGCTTATCCACAACTGCCCTATAAATGTCCTGGGATTAAAGTCAAGGACATTCATTatttcaatatatatacatcCAAACTTCATCAATGGATTTTGATAATATACACAAGGATTAATCTACACgtatcacattttacaaaagAGTAGATACATACGAACCGATCTGTGATCCTCACACTTTTATATGAAATGATCCATATAGATATAGTTTGTAGCAGAATATCACTCTAAAATTAAGTTCTATGTTCTAacataaatcaaacaacaaATTAAACATTAGGTGATAGGCTTCAATAACTCAAGAGCAAGTTGCTCCACATTTATATCCaaagtaatattttttttttttaatttgatctCCTTGTCACATATGTGAACAGTCAAATGTT
Coding sequences within it:
- the LOC113705685 gene encoding glycine cleavage system H protein, mitochondrial-like encodes the protein MAMRMWASSTANALKLSTAIRPHFSPAFSLSRCFSTVLEGFKYANSHEWVKHEGPVAAVGITDHAQDHLGEVVFVELPDAGSVVSQGKSFGNVESVKATSDVNSPISGEVVEVNSKLSETPGLINSSPYEDGWMIKVKPSNPSELESLMGSKEYTKFCEEEGGH